In Malus sylvestris chromosome 15, drMalSylv7.2, whole genome shotgun sequence, a single genomic region encodes these proteins:
- the LOC126602191 gene encoding WEB family protein At3g51220-like, whose translation MNADESKLVVMGRAEIDTRAPFKSVKEAVMLFGERVLVGEIYAKQLKEIGAAVSNDTTNGDAAQSRIEVLTSELEETKKSLQKVREENKSMAYCIKSLREDLDRSKQELHKYLKAREFDDQKHRVDPEIEEDFKFIANRDTKFENKKMLSQEAEEFVQKKRYVKFASPASLAQVIVNKEGSLEGYGNPSSVRKTNKKKPLMPMIGWLFSKNKAIQEGESSRA comes from the exons ATGAACGCCGACGAGAGTAAATTGGTTGTCATGGGCCGGGCAGAGATCGACACCCGAGCGCCTTTCAAGTCCGTCAAAGAAGCGGTCATGTTGTTCGGGGAAAGAGTTTTGGTCGGAGAAATATATGCCAAGCAGCTCAAAGAG ATTGGAGCTGCAGTGTCCAATGATACTACTAATGGAGATGCTGCTCAGTCAAGAATCGAGGTCTTAACATCGGAGCtcgaagaaacaaagaaaagtcTTCAGAAAGTTAGAGAAGAAAACAAGTCAATGGCATATTGCATCAAGTCACTCAGAGAAGATCTTGACCGTTCAAAACAAGAGCTCCACAAGTACTTGAAGGCAAGAGAGTTTGATGATCAGAAGCACCGAGTAGATCCTGAGATTGAAGAAGATTTTAAGTTCATTGCGAACAGAGACACGAAGTTCGAAAACAAGAAAATGTTGAGCCAAGAGGCTGAGGAGTTTGTGCAGAAGAAAAGATATGTGAAGTTTGCAAGTCCTGCTTCGTTGGCTCAGGTTATTGTTAACAAAGAAGGGTcgcttgagggatatggaaacCCTAGTTCGGTCAGGAAGACAAATAAGAAGAAGCCTTTGATGCCTATGATTGGGTggcttttttcaaaaaataaggcAATTCAAGAAGGTGAGTCTTCAAGAGCCTAA